From the Rhodothermus sp. genome, the window AACCACCGCTTTGCCGGTCTGGAGCCGGTTACTGTGGAACCCCCCGCTGCCCAGCCCTATCGAAAGACAGAAGTTGTGCCCCCTGAAGAAGAGCCGACCGAAAAGGCTTCGCCGTTCTACGAGGTAACAGGTGAACAAGAAGCGGAGCCAGCTTCCCCTGAGGCAACCGCCCAGGAAACCGAGCCAGCGGCCGAAGAACACCAGACAGAACCTGCCTCTGAACCAGCGCCGATCGACACCCCCCAACCAGCTCCGCAACCAGACGAGCCGCCACTGCGCCCTCCACGTCCACCGCGCATCCGCGTCGAGGAGCACCGACGCCGGGGATTGCCTGTATGGATTCCGGCTGCGCTCTTGATTGTCGTGTTTGGTGTGGTCGCTGTCTGGCTCCTGTTCTTTTCGCAGCCCTCACCCCGAGAAGCTGTTCCCCCTGCTCCGGTACGCGCCGAGACAGAACAGTCTCCCGCACCGGAAACAACCGCGACCGCTACTGCTACTCCAGCCGTAACCGACACAGTCAGCGCAGCTACTGAGACGCCGCCTGCCGAAACGTCGGCTCCGGCGGCTCCTCCGACCAGCAATTATGCCCTGATCGTCGGCTCGGTAACCAGCCAACGTGCTGCTGAGCAACTTGCCGCACGCTTTCGCCGTACGCTGTCCGAGCACGGACTACCGGTAACCATCGTTACGGTAACCAACAATGGAACTACCCGGTACCGGGTAGCCGTTGGGCGATATCGTTCGACAGAGGAGGCCCTGACCGCCAAACGCCAGCTTGGCGAAGTGTTGCCTCCGGATGCCTGGGTACTACGGCTGCCTTCAACGACGCAATGACCCTGACAATTATGGTGCTGTTACAAGCCGTCTCGCTACCAGCCGATACGCTTCAACCGATTACTTCCCCCGCTGCCACCATGTCGCTACTCGACATTCTGGTACAGGGCGGGTGGATCATGATCCCCATCGGACTCCTGTCGCTGCTTACCATTTACTTGATCGTAGAGCGGCTCATCACCGTACAACGCGCCAAGATTGATCCCCGCCAGATCATGGAGCGTGTGCGCGACTATGTAGAAGCCGGCGACATTCGAGGTGCGCTGGCCTATTGCGAGGCCCAGGACAAACCCATTACGCGTATTCTGCGCCGCGGGCTGGAACGCCTGGGCCGTCCTATCTCAGAAATCCGCGATGCTGTAGAAGCAGCCGGCAAGTATGAAGCTTTCGAGCTGGAAAAGCGCATGGATATGCTGGCCAGCATTGCGGGCATTGCTCCTTTGTTGGGCTTTCTCGGCACGGTCACCGGTATGATTGAAGCCTTTCAGCAGATTCAGAATCTGCAGGGCAACGTAAACCCCAGCGTGCTGGCCGGCGGTATCTGGGAAGCCCTGCTCACAACCGCGTTTGGTCTGGTAGTGGGCATTCTGGCCCTGTTCGGCCACAACTTTCTGCTGACACGTATCAACCGGCTTGTGAACGACATGGAACGCTCCGCGACCGACTTCATCGACCTGCTCCAGGAGCCCGTGCCGCGCCCGCGCCGTCAGCCGGAAACGCTACTCTAAAGAATCCCTGCAAGCCATGCCGCTGGACTTTTCCACTGCACGCAAGCCGTTGACCACTTTTGCCCTGGCCGGACTGGCGGATATTGTGCTGTTGCTGCTCATTTTCTTTCTGTTGACCTCCAGCTTCATTCCCCAGTTCGGCATCCGGGTCAACCTGCCTCGCGTCGAAGCCGGCGCGCCCACGCAGGCGCAATATGTGACCGTTATCATTACCGAAGACGGCCGCTTCTACG encodes:
- a CDS encoding SPOR domain-containing protein; amino-acid sequence: MPEALINRLAERLGCSPEAAATALRQFVEQLHQQLEQAGQATVAGLGRFIRTEQGLQFEPDTSLAQAVNHRFAGLEPVTVEPPAAQPYRKTEVVPPEEEPTEKASPFYEVTGEQEAEPASPEATAQETEPAAEEHQTEPASEPAPIDTPQPAPQPDEPPLRPPRPPRIRVEEHRRRGLPVWIPAALLIVVFGVVAVWLLFFSQPSPREAVPPAPVRAETEQSPAPETTATATATPAVTDTVSAATETPPAETSAPAAPPTSNYALIVGSVTSQRAAEQLAARFRRTLSEHGLPVTIVTVTNNGTTRYRVAVGRYRSTEEALTAKRQLGEVLPPDAWVLRLPSTTQ
- a CDS encoding MotA/TolQ/ExbB proton channel family protein — its product is MVLLQAVSLPADTLQPITSPAATMSLLDILVQGGWIMIPIGLLSLLTIYLIVERLITVQRAKIDPRQIMERVRDYVEAGDIRGALAYCEAQDKPITRILRRGLERLGRPISEIRDAVEAAGKYEAFELEKRMDMLASIAGIAPLLGFLGTVTGMIEAFQQIQNLQGNVNPSVLAGGIWEALLTTAFGLVVGILALFGHNFLLTRINRLVNDMERSATDFIDLLQEPVPRPRRQPETLL
- a CDS encoding biopolymer transporter ExbD produces the protein MPLDFSTARKPLTTFALAGLADIVLLLLIFFLLTSSFIPQFGIRVNLPRVEAGAPTQAQYVTVIITEDGRFYVEQQQVAREDLLSTLRAVKGDRATLVLRADRKATVEQFAYVASTAKALGMTILMATERPDVSPRR